In Pyrus communis chromosome 1, drPyrComm1.1, whole genome shotgun sequence, the following are encoded in one genomic region:
- the LOC137736209 gene encoding transcription factor HEC2-like, with the protein MDIGQYKSEEQMEMMMMMQMEKISELCGAYNDVVSDLPQSDLNFSATTTSPTSLSATMSHYTTDQNPHNNSIHSPNSNSQSFLNLPTIPSTISFTNTNPTEQTLFSTPSQKRASMAAMREMIFRIAAMQPINIDPESVKPPKRRNVKISKDPQSVAARHRRERISERIRILQRLVPGGTKMDTASMLDEAIHYVKFLKTQVQTLERAATNRPTGIGFPVAMSSGSYISNSMAKAYQAPPSHQNVQHFGDA; encoded by the coding sequence ATGGATATTGGCCAGTACAAATCAGAGGAGCAGAtggagatgatgatgatgatgcaaaTGGAAAAAATCTCCGAGCTCTGTGGTGCCTACAACGACGTTGTTTCCGACCTGCCGCAGTCCGATCTCAATTTCTCCGCCACCACAACTAGTCCCACTAGTCTCAGTGCCACCATGTCTCATTACACTACTGACCAAAACCCACATAACAATAGTATCCATTCACCAAACTCAAACTCACAATCCttcctaaaccttccaacaatcccATCCACCATTTCATTCACCAACACAAACCCTACCGAGCAAACATTGTTTTCAACACCGTCACAAAAACGTGCTTCGATGGCAGCCATGAGGGAGATGATATTCCGGATTGCAGCCATGCAGCCAATCAACATCGACCCGGAATCCGTTAAGCCGCCAAAGAGAAGGAACGTGAAGATTTCTAAGGACCCTCAGAGCGTGGCGGCCCGGCATCGGAGAGAGAGGATTAGTGAGAGGATTAGAATCCTGCAGAGACTTGTCCCGGGCGGGACAAAAATGGACACCGCTTCCATGCTAGATGAGGCCATTCACTATGTCAAGTTTTTGAAGACTCAGGTCCAAACGCTGGAGAGAGCTGCGACCAATAGGCCTACCGGGATTGGATTTCCTGTGGCCATGTCTAGTGGGAGCTACATATCTAACTCTATGGCTAAGGCTTATCAGGCTCCTCCTTCTCATCAGAATGTGCAGCATTTCGGTGATgcttaa
- the LOC137719590 gene encoding triacylglycerol lipase OBL1-like, which produces MASKEHVCHNYVFLKPEEASFIELIRLLFSSDVEKRSFINCSEEEGRKRRKLERRWLIFVSIVVQWMFLFFRTPMARTGATVNKFLNLVASNGGLFALFKMWLKGKVAKEDSLSTRSVLGNLDRRVELDDNIKPGNTRYKGALSMMAAKMSYENQVLIKTIVTDHWKMKFVEFYNFWNGYQRRDSTQAFLFQDTTSDPNLIVVAFRGTNPFDADAWRTDFDISWCEFAGLGKTHSGFMKALGMQPNRSWPLEQETQEVNAAEQLPHQFAYYKIRQILMDLMQENKNAKFILTGHSLGGALAVLFAAVLAMHDYEEKYAWLMGRLEGVYTFGQPRVGDENFGVFMREKLKNYGVKYMRYVYSNDMVPRIPYDDKTLLFKHFGPSLYFSSCYKGKVLEEEPNKNYFNVFWFIPKCLNALWELIRSFILPLIRGAEYKESWFMRMLRVVGLVIPGLAAHAPQDYVNITRLGSLPSLAHVQKRIPLVNNSEVD; this is translated from the exons ATGGCTTCTAAGGAACATGTCTGTCACAATTATGTTTTCCTCAAGCCAGAAGAAGCAAGCTTCATCGAGCTCATTCGCCTCCTGTTTTCCTCCGACGTAGAAAAGAGAAGCTTCATCAACTGTTCGGAAGAGGAAGGACGTAAACGACGAAAACTTGAACGCCGATGGCTAATCTTCGTCTCTATTGTGGTGCAATGGATGTTCCTTTTCTTCAGAACGCCCATGGCTCGAACTGGGGCTACCGTCAACAAGTTTCTAAATCTTGTAGCATCCAATGGCGGATTGTTCGCGCTCTTCAAAATGTGGCTTAAAG GAAAGGTGGCAAAGGAAGATTCGTTATCAACCAGATCAGTGCTGGGAAATCTTGATAGGCGAGTGGAATTGGACGACAACATCAAACCAGGCAATACAAGATACAAAGGAGCTCTGTCCATGATGGCGGCTAAAATGTCATACGAAAACCAAGTCCTCATTAAAACAATCGTCACGGATCACTGGAAG ATGAAATTCGTAGAGTTTTACAACTTTTGGAATG GTTATCAGAGACGAGATTCAACGCAAGCCTTCCTGTTCCAAGACACAACATCTGACCCCAACTTGATTGTGGTTGCATTTAGAGGCACCAACCCCTTTGATGCAGACGCATGGAGGACGGATTTCGACATCTCATGGTGTGAGTTTGCAGGACTCGGCAAGACCCACAGCGGCTTCATGAAAGCTCTTGGCATGCAACCAAACAGAAGCTGGCCCCTTGAACAAGAAACACAAGAAGTCAACGCCGCTGAACAACTTCCTCATCAGTTTGCTTACTACAAAATCAGACAAATTCTGATGGATttaatgcaagaaaacaagaatgccAAGTTCATACTGACAGGCCACAGCTTGGGCGGGGCATTGGCTGTGCTGTTTGCCGCGGTGCTTGCAATGCACGACTACGAGGAGAAATATGCATGGTTGATGGGGAGGTTGGAAGGGGTGTACACTTTTGGACAGCCAAGGGTGGGGGATGAGAACTTTGGGGTGTTTATGAGGGAGAAGCTGAAAAATTATGGTGTGAAGTATATGAGGTATGTTTATTCCAATGATATGGTTCCTAGGATACCTTATGACGATAAAACTCTCTTGTTTAAGCACTTTGGTCCAAGCCTATATTTCAGCAGCTGCTATAAGGGGAAG GTTTTGGAGGAGGAACCCAACAAGAACTACTTCAATGTGTTCTGGTTCATACCAAAGTGCCTAAATGCATTGTGGGAGCTGATTAGGAGCTTCATACTGCCGTTAATAAGGGGTGCGGAATACAAGGAAAGCTGGTTTATGAGGATGCTTAGGGTAGTTGGTTTAGTAATTCCTGGATTGGCAGCTCATGCTCCTCAAGATTATGTCAACATTACTCGATTGGGATCCCTTCCTTCCCTTGCTCACGTCCAAAAACGTATTCCTCTAGTAAATAATTCTGAAGTCGATTAA
- the LOC137712841 gene encoding uncharacterized protein: protein MHAKTDSEVTSLAPSSPTRSPGRRPVYYVQSPSRDSHDGEKTATSFQSTPVISPSGSPPHSHSSVGRHSRESSSTRFSGSLKPGSRKINPNDGSRHHRKGQKPWKEQAVIEEEGLLEGEERSKGFPRRCYFPAFVLGFFLLFTMFALILWGASKPMKPKITMKSVTFEQFKIQAGSDSTGVSTDMISVNSTVKFTFRNTGTFFGMHVMPKTLDLSYFQITIASGTIKKFYQSRKSQRSISVQLFGDKIPLYGSGASINSATGTTALPVPVQLNFVIRSTAYVLGKLVKPKFNRRVHCSVTFDPKKLNVPIKLNNCTTS, encoded by the exons ATGCACGCCAAGACAGACTCCGAGGTGACAAGCCTCGCGCCGTCGTCCCCCACCAGATCCCCAGGCCGCCGCCCCGTCTACTACGTCCAGAGCCCCTCGCGCGACTCCCACGATGGAGAAAAGACCGCCACGTCGTTTCAGTCCACCCCTGTCATCAGCCCCTCCGGCTCCCCTCCCCACTCCCACTCCTCAGTCGGCCGCCACTCCCGCGAGTCCTCCTCCACACGGTTCTCCGGGTCACTCAAACCCGGATCCCGAAAGATCAACCCCAATGACGGGTCCCGCCACCACCGGAAAGGTCAGAAGCCGTGGAAGGAGCAAGCCGTCATTGAAGAAGAAGGCCTTCTGGAGGGAGAAGAGCGATCCAAAGGCTTCCCGCGGCGGTGCTACTTCCCGGCTTTCGTTCTCggcttcttcctcctcttcaccATGTTCGCTCTGATTCTCTGGGGCGCCAGTAAGCCCATGAAGCCCAAGATCACCATGAAG AGCGTGACGTTCGAACAGTTCAAGATTCAAGCGGGTTCGGATTCCACCGGCGTCTCCACTGATATGATCTCAGTCAATTCCACAGTCAAGTTCACATTTCGCAACACCGGCACGTTCTTCGGAATGCACGTAATGCCGAAGACTCTAGATCTATCGTACTTCCAAATCACAATTGCCTCCGGAACC ATTAAAAAGTTTTATCAGTCGAGGAAGAGCCAGAGATCGATCAGCGTTCAGTTATTCGGCGATAAAATCCCGCTGTACGGGAGCGGCGCAAGCATAAACAGCGCGACGGGGACGACGGCGCTGCCGGTGCCGGTGCAGCTGAACTTCGTGATCCGATCGACAGCCTACGTTTTGGGGAAATTGGTGAAGCCGAAATTCAACCGGCGGGTTCATTGTTCTGTAACTTTCGATCCCAAAAAGCTCAACGTTCCGATCAAGCTCAACAACTGCACCACTAGTTGA
- the LOC137747798 gene encoding protein ROOT INITIATION DEFECTIVE 3 isoform X1: MYPYSVLDSKTLNKNPRENPQFTNPIHSNPSVLSMELVVASSSVEAGIGCWDLRTGAEQLRYKLCASPPHGLICVAERFLASSQLREPSASSGSVQYWSWSKPQVDVKSFPEEPINPLAANSEGTYIVGGGSSGNIYLWEVNTGRLLKKWHAHYRGVSCLAFSDDGSLLISGSEDGGIRVWSLIGLFDDYQSQQESHLYMHNFTEHTLCVTDVVTGYGGCKAIIVSASQDRTCKVWSVGSGRLLRNIVFPTIIDAIALDPGENVFFAGGRDGKIYVAALNAESPLNSKFGLHIIDCFSNHSKAVTCLAYGITGNYLLSGSEDGVVRVWDARTHNIVRVFKHAKGPVNNILVVRQHFSQMNSYASSRRHGSSLPPPLEKYTTEEGGDIRAFLGGPATCSNLTEPLYITEQVMNRQIKELQQQGSASAEMEIERLKRENERATQMAQQWRKMYDNLHRFCVNELLDGDQGGVSNGNAA; this comes from the exons ATGTATCCTTACTCTGTCCTAGATTCCAAAACACTCAATAAAAACCCTCGTGAGAACCCCCAATTCACCAATCCAATCCATTCGAATCCATCTGTACTCTCAATGGAGCTGGTGGTGGCCTCGTCGTCTGTCGAAGCCGGCATCGGCTGTTGGGACCTCCGCACCGGCGCCGAGCAGCTCCGCTACAAGCTCTGCGCTTCTCCGCCTCATGGCCTCATTTGCGTCGCCGAACGATTCCTCGCCTCCTCTCAGCTCCGTGAGCCTTCTGCCTCCTCTGGCTCTGTACAGTACTGGTCTTGGTCCAAG CCGCAGGTTGATGTGAAGAGCTTCCCAGAAGAACCGATCAATCCGCTCGCTGCGAACAGCGAAGGGACGTACATTGTTGGCGGTGGCTCATCGGGGAATATCTACTTGTGGGAG GTTAATACTGGTAGACTGCTTAAGAAATGGCATGCTCACTACAGAGGTGTTAGTTGCTTGGCATTTTCGGATGATGGCTCCCTGCTGATTTCGGGGTCGGAGGATGGAGGCATTAGAGTTTGGTCTCTTATAGG ATTATTCGATGATTATCAAAGTCAACAGGAAAGCCATctgtacatgcataattttaCGGAGCACACTCTTTGTGTAACGGATGTTGTCACAGGATATGGTGGATGCAAAGCCATTATCGTGTCAGCATCACAGGATCGCACATGTAAG GTTTGGAGTGTAGGAAGTGGGAGATTATTGAGAAATATTGTTTTCCCTACTATAATTGATGCAATTGCACTGGATCCTGGTGAAAATGTCTTCTTTGCCGGTGGTAGAGATGGCAAGATATACGTTGCTGCACTTAATGCTGAGAGCCCACTTAACAGCAAGTTTGGGTTGCATATCATCGATTGTTTCTCGAATCACAG CAAAGCTGTTACTTGCCTAGCATATGGCATTACTGGAAATTATTTGCTTTCTGGATCAGAAGATGGCGTCGTTCGAGTTTGGGATGCTAGAACTCATAACATTGTTCGTGTATTCAAACATGCAAAAG GTCCAGTGAATAATATTCTAGTCGTTCGACAGCATTTTTCTCAGATGAATTCGTATGCGTCCTCGAGAAGGCATGGTTCATCATTACCACCTCCACTGGAAAAGTATACAACAGAGGAAGGCGGAGACATTAGAGCTTTCCTTGGAGGCCCGGCTACTTGCAGTAATTTGACAGAACCATTGTACATCACTGAACAAGTGATGAATAGGCAAATCAAAGAGCTTCAG CAACAAGGATCTGCCTCAGCAGAAATGGAGATTGAGAGACTGAAGCGCGAAAATGAAAGAGCCACACAAATGGCTCAGCAGTGGAGAAAAATGTATGACAACTTGCATCGGTTCTGTGTAAATGAGCTTTTGGATGGCGATCAAGGAGGAGTCTCAAATGGAAATGCAGCTTGA
- the LOC137747798 gene encoding protein ROOT INITIATION DEFECTIVE 3 isoform X2, which yields MYPYSVLDSKTLNKNPRENPQFTNPIHSNPSVLSMELVVASSSVEAGIGCWDLRTGAEQLRYKLCASPPHGLICVAERFLASSQLREPSASSGSVQYWSWSKVDVKSFPEEPINPLAANSEGTYIVGGGSSGNIYLWEVNTGRLLKKWHAHYRGVSCLAFSDDGSLLISGSEDGGIRVWSLIGLFDDYQSQQESHLYMHNFTEHTLCVTDVVTGYGGCKAIIVSASQDRTCKVWSVGSGRLLRNIVFPTIIDAIALDPGENVFFAGGRDGKIYVAALNAESPLNSKFGLHIIDCFSNHSKAVTCLAYGITGNYLLSGSEDGVVRVWDARTHNIVRVFKHAKGPVNNILVVRQHFSQMNSYASSRRHGSSLPPPLEKYTTEEGGDIRAFLGGPATCSNLTEPLYITEQVMNRQIKELQQQGSASAEMEIERLKRENERATQMAQQWRKMYDNLHRFCVNELLDGDQGGVSNGNAA from the exons ATGTATCCTTACTCTGTCCTAGATTCCAAAACACTCAATAAAAACCCTCGTGAGAACCCCCAATTCACCAATCCAATCCATTCGAATCCATCTGTACTCTCAATGGAGCTGGTGGTGGCCTCGTCGTCTGTCGAAGCCGGCATCGGCTGTTGGGACCTCCGCACCGGCGCCGAGCAGCTCCGCTACAAGCTCTGCGCTTCTCCGCCTCATGGCCTCATTTGCGTCGCCGAACGATTCCTCGCCTCCTCTCAGCTCCGTGAGCCTTCTGCCTCCTCTGGCTCTGTACAGTACTGGTCTTGGTCCAAG GTTGATGTGAAGAGCTTCCCAGAAGAACCGATCAATCCGCTCGCTGCGAACAGCGAAGGGACGTACATTGTTGGCGGTGGCTCATCGGGGAATATCTACTTGTGGGAG GTTAATACTGGTAGACTGCTTAAGAAATGGCATGCTCACTACAGAGGTGTTAGTTGCTTGGCATTTTCGGATGATGGCTCCCTGCTGATTTCGGGGTCGGAGGATGGAGGCATTAGAGTTTGGTCTCTTATAGG ATTATTCGATGATTATCAAAGTCAACAGGAAAGCCATctgtacatgcataattttaCGGAGCACACTCTTTGTGTAACGGATGTTGTCACAGGATATGGTGGATGCAAAGCCATTATCGTGTCAGCATCACAGGATCGCACATGTAAG GTTTGGAGTGTAGGAAGTGGGAGATTATTGAGAAATATTGTTTTCCCTACTATAATTGATGCAATTGCACTGGATCCTGGTGAAAATGTCTTCTTTGCCGGTGGTAGAGATGGCAAGATATACGTTGCTGCACTTAATGCTGAGAGCCCACTTAACAGCAAGTTTGGGTTGCATATCATCGATTGTTTCTCGAATCACAG CAAAGCTGTTACTTGCCTAGCATATGGCATTACTGGAAATTATTTGCTTTCTGGATCAGAAGATGGCGTCGTTCGAGTTTGGGATGCTAGAACTCATAACATTGTTCGTGTATTCAAACATGCAAAAG GTCCAGTGAATAATATTCTAGTCGTTCGACAGCATTTTTCTCAGATGAATTCGTATGCGTCCTCGAGAAGGCATGGTTCATCATTACCACCTCCACTGGAAAAGTATACAACAGAGGAAGGCGGAGACATTAGAGCTTTCCTTGGAGGCCCGGCTACTTGCAGTAATTTGACAGAACCATTGTACATCACTGAACAAGTGATGAATAGGCAAATCAAAGAGCTTCAG CAACAAGGATCTGCCTCAGCAGAAATGGAGATTGAGAGACTGAAGCGCGAAAATGAAAGAGCCACACAAATGGCTCAGCAGTGGAGAAAAATGTATGACAACTTGCATCGGTTCTGTGTAAATGAGCTTTTGGATGGCGATCAAGGAGGAGTCTCAAATGGAAATGCAGCTTGA